In Streptomyces sp. SN-593, a single genomic region encodes these proteins:
- a CDS encoding glycosyltransferase, whose product MKVLLCPQSSGGFLYPATAAALELHRRGHDVTLFAAGAAGRAAAAAGIAVLPAHPPAAPHAFDVSRWFRDGESQFRAVCDAARALRPDVVVTSALCPGALLAAEYLDLPAVVLGLACHLWPYADPGPGGDGGGAGSDAEDRGWRLAETLRHHRALRARLDLGLPEPADPARQLLGQAFLLRGHPDLERPDAVLPRGVRHVGPLWWEPSAEFDAPAPGGAEQDEPVRDWSVRDASGRDAAPLTDDALADHLDRVGKPLVYVHLGRTFGGESLWPWIDAAFTGSGHQAVVELARTDARAPAPGSDVVTVRRPRMGDLLARAEAVAGNGTSAPVLGALVHGLPLLLRPNGGEQRLLAAACRRAGVAAQLPEPRADGDALGPAIDDSRLRAAAGALGAALAQAKSATAAAQVIEEAAR is encoded by the coding sequence GTGAAGGTCCTGCTGTGCCCGCAGAGCAGCGGCGGCTTCCTCTACCCGGCGACGGCGGCGGCCCTGGAGCTGCACCGGCGCGGGCACGACGTGACGCTGTTCGCCGCGGGCGCGGCGGGACGGGCGGCGGCCGCCGCCGGAATCGCGGTCCTGCCCGCGCACCCCCCGGCCGCACCGCACGCCTTCGACGTGAGCCGGTGGTTCCGCGACGGTGAGTCGCAGTTCCGCGCCGTGTGCGACGCGGCGCGGGCGCTGCGCCCCGACGTCGTGGTGACCTCGGCGCTGTGCCCCGGGGCGCTGCTGGCCGCGGAGTACCTGGACCTGCCCGCGGTCGTGCTCGGCCTGGCCTGCCACCTGTGGCCGTACGCGGATCCGGGGCCGGGCGGTGACGGGGGCGGCGCCGGGTCCGACGCGGAGGACCGCGGTTGGCGGCTCGCGGAGACGCTGCGCCACCACCGGGCCCTGCGCGCGCGGTTGGACCTGGGTCTGCCGGAACCGGCCGACCCGGCACGGCAGTTGCTCGGCCAGGCGTTCCTGCTGCGCGGGCACCCCGACCTCGAACGGCCGGACGCGGTGCTGCCGCGGGGCGTACGGCACGTGGGCCCGCTGTGGTGGGAGCCGTCCGCCGAGTTCGACGCGCCCGCACCCGGCGGGGCGGAACAGGACGAGCCGGTCCGCGACTGGTCCGTACGGGACGCGTCCGGGAGGGATGCCGCGCCCCTCACGGACGACGCGCTCGCCGACCACCTCGACCGGGTGGGCAAGCCGCTGGTCTACGTCCACCTGGGGCGCACCTTCGGCGGGGAGAGCCTGTGGCCGTGGATCGACGCCGCCTTCACCGGTAGCGGCCACCAGGCCGTGGTCGAGCTGGCCCGCACCGACGCCCGCGCCCCCGCGCCGGGCTCCGACGTCGTCACCGTCCGCCGGCCGCGGATGGGCGACCTGCTGGCGCGCGCCGAGGCGGTGGCCGGCAACGGCACCAGCGCGCCGGTGCTCGGCGCGCTGGTGCACGGTCTGCCGCTGCTGCTGCGGCCCAACGGTGGGGAGCAGCGGCTGCTCGCCGCCGCCTGCCGACGTGCCGGGGTCGCGGCACAACTGCCCGAACCCCGCGCGGACGGCGACGCGTTGGGGCCGGCGATCGACGACTCCCGGTTGCGCGCGGCCGCGGGGGCCCTCGGTGCCGCGCTGGCCCAGGCGAAGAGTGCCACGGCGGCCGCCCAGGTGATCGAGGAGGCAGCCCGCTGA
- a CDS encoding radical SAM protein codes for MRVLEGKSGVWYLGPGSTVLMPKRFHEDGRLTAEGRAELARQGVEQPKPASRYSLTVVTSTACNLGCPYCFQNTEAALPGRFDPPRIAREVLDGAMIDKIAAFTEPRLRATGLDRLFVLLFGGEPLLNRWGCVELLKRLSQLAPLTASMVSNGVLLTPRVAGKLEAVGLRSVQITLDGPKELHDGTRFTRAGRGTFDKVLANCAAVQESTGLRLSLRLNTTAEGLPLLGGLVADLAERLDASRCNLDIAPVLNYDGMFDPVMKRSADDVDVLLRAYADALESGFSVGWPGGSACGFCGERDGGTGAVINADGTLYSCWETIGKPGYEVGSVEDGYQEYPADRWVSCGEFAVSATTAAQSQAFDDALTVGLLEMLRTRRRRLAAVEAAERTGAEKADRTAAPAAGPLAVTGS; via the coding sequence ATGAGAGTCCTCGAAGGAAAGTCCGGTGTCTGGTACCTCGGTCCCGGCTCGACCGTGCTCATGCCGAAGCGGTTCCACGAAGACGGGCGGCTGACCGCCGAAGGGCGCGCCGAACTGGCGCGGCAGGGCGTCGAACAGCCCAAGCCGGCCAGTCGCTACAGCCTGACCGTGGTCACCTCGACCGCCTGCAACCTCGGTTGCCCGTACTGCTTCCAGAACACCGAGGCGGCGCTGCCGGGCCGTTTCGACCCGCCGCGGATCGCGCGCGAAGTGCTCGACGGCGCCATGATCGACAAGATCGCCGCCTTCACCGAACCCCGCCTGCGCGCCACCGGACTCGACCGGCTGTTCGTGCTGCTGTTCGGCGGCGAGCCGCTGCTCAACCGCTGGGGCTGCGTCGAACTGCTCAAGCGGCTCTCACAGTTGGCCCCGCTGACCGCGTCCATGGTCAGCAACGGGGTGCTGCTGACGCCCCGGGTGGCCGGCAAGCTCGAAGCCGTCGGACTGCGTTCGGTGCAGATCACCCTCGACGGGCCGAAGGAACTGCACGACGGCACCCGCTTCACGCGCGCCGGCCGCGGCACCTTCGACAAGGTTCTGGCCAACTGCGCCGCCGTGCAGGAGTCCACCGGCCTGCGGCTGTCGCTGCGGCTGAACACCACCGCCGAGGGGCTGCCGCTGCTCGGCGGCCTCGTCGCCGACCTCGCGGAGCGGCTCGACGCCTCCCGCTGCAACCTCGACATCGCCCCGGTGCTCAACTACGACGGCATGTTCGACCCGGTGATGAAGCGCTCGGCCGACGACGTGGACGTGCTGCTGCGCGCCTACGCCGACGCCCTCGAAAGCGGCTTCTCCGTGGGCTGGCCGGGTGGCAGCGCGTGCGGGTTCTGCGGCGAGCGCGACGGCGGCACCGGCGCGGTGATCAACGCCGACGGCACCCTCTACAGCTGCTGGGAGACGATCGGCAAACCCGGGTACGAGGTCGGCAGCGTCGAGGACGGCTACCAGGAGTACCCCGCCGACCGCTGGGTGAGCTGCGGCGAGTTCGCGGTGAGCGCGACGACCGCCGCGCAGTCCCAGGCGTTCGACGACGCGTTGACCGTCGGGCTGCTGGAGATGCTGCGCACCCGCCGGCGCCGGCTGGCCGCCGTGGAGGCGGCCGAGCGGACGGGGGCCGAGAAGGCGGACCGGACGGCGGCGCCCGCGGCCGGACCGCTGGCGGTGACCGGCTCGTGA
- a CDS encoding GAF domain-containing protein, whose translation MSAAPRPEAAQPSDEILRSTARLARLSFSAAAASVCLHDEERGALVFEASSGVGEDRLVGTAIPAGRGIAGWVAATGETVIVRGVADDVRFDRDFALGTGLVPDVLMAVPMEHAGEIIGVLEVLDPKTDGVGDLDAMDLLSELARQSTAALALLRDHRRAARAPAAPAAAGPLDRIASVLATATGRRADAGRALLEALADLLDPDPDPDPAPDAGRAP comes from the coding sequence ATGAGCGCCGCCCCGCGACCGGAGGCGGCGCAGCCGTCCGACGAGATCCTGCGGTCGACCGCCCGGCTGGCCCGGCTGTCCTTCTCCGCCGCCGCGGCGTCGGTGTGCCTGCACGACGAGGAGCGGGGCGCCCTGGTCTTCGAGGCGTCCTCGGGCGTGGGCGAGGACCGGCTGGTGGGCACGGCGATCCCCGCGGGGCGCGGGATCGCGGGCTGGGTCGCGGCCACCGGCGAGACCGTGATCGTCCGGGGCGTCGCCGACGACGTCCGGTTCGACCGCGACTTCGCGCTCGGAACGGGCCTGGTGCCGGACGTCCTGATGGCGGTCCCGATGGAGCACGCGGGCGAGATCATCGGCGTGCTCGAGGTGCTCGACCCGAAGACCGACGGGGTCGGGGACCTGGACGCCATGGACCTGCTCTCCGAACTCGCCCGCCAGAGCACGGCGGCGCTGGCGCTGCTGCGGGACCACCGGCGCGCCGCCCGCGCGCCCGCCGCCCCCGCCGCGGCCGGACCCCTGGACCGGATCGCCTCGGTCCTCGCCACGGCCACCGGCCGCCGGGCCGACGCCGGCCGGGCCCTGCTCGAAGCGCTCGCCGACCTGCTCGACCCGGACCCGGACCCGGACCCGGCGCCGGACGCCGGCCGGGCCCCGTGA
- a CDS encoding S8 family peptidase, protein MPEPPYEPAEGVAPDGAAPAARRTIRFAHASRGGSLDPGRVAAAHPVERDWAWGGTTGRGVRVCVIDSGVDGAHPAIGGSAEAYAAEPDSAEPGARWNVVPDTEGDLAGHGTACAGIIRSLAPECELTSVRILGPRLRGSGEALVRALEWALERRFAVVNVSLSTRREQHKERLHDLADAAYFAGVTLVSAAHNSPVDSYPWRFPSVLSVGAHGEPDPEYVEANPDPPVDLFARGVGVEAPWPGGGKRVVSGNSFAAPHVTGLCARILERHPRFRTPELRHVLTATAGNLRRSQG, encoded by the coding sequence TTGCCAGAGCCCCCCTACGAGCCTGCGGAGGGCGTGGCGCCGGACGGCGCAGCACCGGCGGCCCGGCGGACGATCCGCTTCGCGCACGCCTCGCGGGGCGGCTCGCTGGACCCCGGCCGGGTCGCCGCGGCCCACCCCGTGGAGCGCGACTGGGCGTGGGGCGGCACGACCGGCCGCGGCGTGCGGGTGTGCGTGATCGACAGCGGCGTGGACGGCGCGCACCCGGCGATCGGCGGCAGCGCCGAGGCGTACGCCGCCGAGCCCGACTCGGCCGAGCCGGGGGCGCGCTGGAACGTGGTCCCGGACACGGAAGGCGACCTCGCCGGCCACGGCACGGCCTGCGCCGGCATCATCCGCTCCCTCGCGCCGGAGTGCGAGCTCACCAGTGTGCGCATCCTGGGGCCGCGCCTGAGGGGGAGCGGGGAGGCGCTGGTGCGGGCGCTGGAGTGGGCGCTGGAGCGGCGGTTCGCCGTCGTCAACGTCAGCCTGTCCACCCGGCGCGAGCAGCACAAGGAGCGGCTGCACGACCTCGCGGACGCCGCGTACTTCGCCGGCGTCACGCTGGTGTCGGCCGCGCACAACAGCCCCGTGGACAGCTACCCGTGGCGCTTCCCGTCGGTGCTGTCCGTGGGCGCGCACGGCGAGCCGGACCCGGAGTACGTGGAGGCCAACCCGGATCCGCCGGTCGACCTCTTCGCACGGGGCGTGGGCGTCGAGGCGCCCTGGCCCGGCGGCGGCAAGCGGGTGGTGTCCGGCAACAGCTTCGCCGCCCCGCACGTGACCGGCCTGTGCGCGCGCATCCTGGAGCGCCATCCCCGTTTCCGCACGCCCGAGTTGCGCCACGTCCTGACCGCGACCGCCGGAAACCTGAGGAGGAGCCAGGGATGA